One segment of Leptodactylus fuscus isolate aLepFus1 chromosome 7, aLepFus1.hap2, whole genome shotgun sequence DNA contains the following:
- the DCST1 gene encoding E3 ubiquitin-protein ligase DCST1 — protein LRAKYSLQKLKYLLPLRNAERVESVFPFNPRVQGPEMKIMMMEVLQSVPFFIVFILTMGFDRLLIHIFQVIHKHFQVSYVFSVEHKLEVSVGGDTFLARLLQLTVRAFNSSDKAVEIGNNTVCLPNPSIMSFHSYVSSCLPTVGLLSLCFLQVYGYRLRRVIAAFFFPKREKCRVIFLYNHYIRKRKWYLYEKRFEVMRKCKSRQLWERSFWGKFHKSYLWTRHILPWRCIVCEARRNKDSHECVTPGCYTVYCDECWWDMDQFCLACVPYEQYTNDDIDDE, from the exons CTAAGAGCAAAATACTCTTTACAGAAACTGAAGTATTTGCTGCCGTTGCGAAACGCAGAGAGGGTGGAATCTGTGTTTCCGTTCAATCCTCGGGTTCAGGGACCTGAGATGAAGATTATG ATGATGGAGGTCTTGCAGAGCGTTCCCTTCTTCATTGTCTTCATCTTGACAATGGGCTTTGACCGACTTCTTATCCACATCTTTCAGGTTATTCACAAACATTTCCAGGTTTCCTATGTGTTTTCCG TCGAGCACAAGCTGGAAGTTTCAGTAGGAGGCGACACCTTTCTTGCCCGGCTTCTGCAGCTTACGGTGCGAGCCTTCAACAGCTCAGACAAAGCCGTAGAAATTGGTAACAATACAG TTTGCCTTCCAAACCCATCCATCATGAGCTTCCACAGCTATGTAAGCTCTTGCTTGCCGACTGTCGGGCTCTTGTCCTTGTGCTTCCTCCAGGTGTATGGCTACCGCCTCCGAAGAGTGATTGCCGCCTTCTTCTTTCCAAAA AGAGAGAAGTGCCGAGTGATCTTCCTTTACAACCATTATATTAGAAAGAGAAAGTGGTACCTTTACGAGAAACGCTTCGAGGTGATGAGAAAATGCAAGAGCAGACAGTTATGG GAGAGGTCCTTTTGGGGCAAATTCCATAAAAGTTACCTCTGGACGAGACACATTTTGCCTTGGCGCTGCATTGTATGTGAAGCGAGGAGAAATAAAGACTCCCATGAGTGCGTTACCCCAGGATGCTACACCGTATATTGTGATGAGTGCTGGTGGGACATGGACCAGTTCTGTTTGGCGTGTGTCCCATATGAACAGTACACGAACGACGACattgatgatgaataa